From the genome of Lotus japonicus ecotype B-129 chromosome 6, LjGifu_v1.2, one region includes:
- the LOC130723258 gene encoding glycine-rich cell wall structural protein-like isoform X2, with translation MVKLHRHVGTLALLFVLVIGVAECRRLGEDEIVDGNRGGGFGGGGGFGGGGGGGLGGGHGGGAGGGFGGGKGGGGGIGGGHGGGAGGGFGGGKGGGGGIGGGHGGGAGGGFGGGHGGGIGGGHGGGGGIGGGHGGGIGGGAGGGGGAGGGFGGGHGGGIGGGGGAGGGAGGGFGGGKGGGIGGGHGGGIGGGAGGGAGGGIGGGHGGGIGGGAGGGAGAGGGFGGGVGGGGGAGGGAGGGFGGGVGGGGGAGGGGGIGGGF, from the exons ATGGTTAAGCTACATAGGCATGTTGGAACTCTTGCATTGTTGTTCGTGTTGGTGATAGGAGTAGCTGAGTGCCGAAGACTTGGAGAAGATGAGATAGTTGATGGTAATAGGGGTGGTGGTTTTGGTGGCGGAGGAGGGTTtggtggaggaggtggtggtggtctAGGAGGTGGGCATGGTGGTGGTGCTGGAGGAGGGTTTGGAGGTGgaaagggtggtggtggtggtatagGAGGTGGGCATGGTGGCGGTGCTGGAGGAGGATTTGGAGGTGGcaagggcggtggtggtggtattgGAGGTGGGCATGGTGGTGGTGCTGGAGGAGGATTTGGAGGTGGACACGGTGGTGGCATTGGAGGTGGACATG GTGGAGGTGGTGGAATTGGAGGTGGACACGGTGGCGGCATTGGAGGAGGagctggtggtggtggcggagcAGGAGGTGGCTTTGGAGGAGGACATGGTGGTGGCATTGGAGGAGGTGGCGGAGCTGGAGGTGGTGCTGGTGGTGGGTTTGGAGGTGGTAAAGGAGGAGGCATTGGAGGTGGACATGGTGGTGGCATTGGAGGAGGTGCAGGTGGTGGAGCTGGCGGAGGTATAGGAGGAGGACATGGTGGCGGTATTGGAGGAGGAGCTGGCGGAGGTGCTGGTGCTGGTGGCGGCTTTGGAGGTGGAGTTGGTGGAGGTGGCGGAGCCGGAGGAGGCGCTGGCGGAGGTTTTGGAGGAGGagttggtggtggcggtggtgccgGCGGTGGTGGAGGAATTGGCGGTGGATTTTAA
- the LOC130723259 gene encoding uncharacterized protein LOC130723259 — protein sequence MEGAEEGVEMMLDSKDMQQQSKAFDKLTDRVEDRQLDSTRVQEAMASIAASAEADWNAMRMREKELAAVKINAADVDIIANELELDKKVAERTLREHKGDAVAAIRHLLR from the exons atgGAGGGTGCAGAAGAAGGAGTGGAGATGATGCTGGATTCCAAGGACATGCAGCAGCAGAGCAAAGCCTTCGACAAGCTCACTGACCGCGTCGAGGATCGCCAGCTCGATTCCACTCGCGTCCAAGAG GCCATGGCTTCCATTGCTGCATCTGCTGAAGCTGATTGGAACGCCATGCGAATGAG GGAGAAAGAATTAGCTGCTGTTAAGATAAATGCAGCAGATGTTGATATAATCGCAAATGAACTTGAG TTGGACAAAAAGGTGGCTGAAAGAACCTTGCGTGAGCATAAAGGTGATGCAGTTGCTGCCATCAGGCACTTGCTTCGCTAG
- the LOC130724229 gene encoding phytochrome B-2: MASASRRGGGGGGSGSGSVVERGKEEEKLKRGGGGGGGESVMMRKAIAQYTEDARLHAVYEQSGESFDYSHSLRVTVESVPEQQITAYLARIQRGGYIQPFGCMIAVDDPSFRLLAYSDNARDMLGITPQSVPSIDDDSSSSSFALGTDVRSLFSPSSAVLLDKAFAAREISLMNPLWIHSRTSGRPFYGILHRVDVGVVIDLEPARSDDPALSIAGAVQSQKLAVRAISQLQSLPGGDVKLLCDAVVQSVRELTGYDRVMVYKFHEDEHGEVVAESKRADLEPYMGLHYPATDIPQASRFLFKQNRVRMIVDCHASPVGVVQDEALMQPLCLVGSTLRAPHGCHAQYMANMGSIASLVMAVIINGNDDDAVGVGGRSSMRLWGLVVCHHTSARCIPFPLRYACEFLMQAFGLQLNMELQMAAQSLEKRVLRTQTLLCDMLLRDSPAGIVTQSPSIMDLVKCDGAALYCQGSYYPLGVTPSESQIRDIIDWLLAFHGDSTGLSTDSLADAGYPGASSLGDAVCGMAVAYITEKDFLFWFRSHTAKEIKWGGAKHHPEDKDDGQRMHPRSSFKAFLEVVKSRSSPWDNAEMDAIHSLQLILRDSFKEDEHSDSKAVVNTHLAELELQGVDELSSVAREMVRLIETATAPIFAVDVEGHINGWNVKVSELTGLPVEEAMGKSLVRDLVYKESEETVDRLLSRALKGEEDKNVEIKLRTFGPEHQDKAVYVVVNACSSKDYTNNIVGVCFVGQDVTGQKVVMDKFINIQGDYKAIVHSPNPLIPPIFASDDNTCCLEWNNAMEKLTGWGRADVIGKLLVGEVFGSCCQLKGSDAITKFMIVLHNALGGQDTDKFPFSFLDRHGKYVQTFLTANKRVSIDGQIIGAFCFLQIVSPELQQALKVQKQQEKNCFARMKELAYICQEVKNPLSGIRFTNSLLEATGLTDEQKQFLETSAACEKQMLKIIRDVDLESIEDGSLELERGEFLLGNVINAVVSQVMVLLRERNLQLIRDIPEEIKTLAVYGDQLRIQQVLADFLSNVVRYAPSPDGWVETHVYPKIKQISDGLTLLHAEFRLVCPGEGLPSELVQDMFHNSRWVTQEGLGLCMSRKILKLMNGEVQYIREAERCYFFVLLELPVTRRSSKGVN; the protein is encoded by the exons ATGGCTTCAGCAAgcagaagaggaggaggaggaggaggaagtggtTCTGGCTCAGTAGTAGAGCGAggaaaggaggaggagaagtTGAAGAgaggcggcggcggcggaggaggaGAATCGGTTATGATGCGGAAAGCCATCGCACAGTACACCGAAGACGCGAGGCTTCACGCCGTGTACGAGCAGTCCGGCGAGTCTTTTGACTACTCCCACTCGCTTCGTGTCACGGTGGAGTCCGTCCCGGAGCAGCAGATAACCGCTTATCTTGCTAGAATTCAGCGCGGTGGTTACATCCAGCCGTTTGGTTGCATGATCGCCGTTGACGACCCGTCCTTCCGCCTCCTTGCTTACTCCGATAACGCCCGTGACATGCTCGGGATAACTCCGCAGTCGGTTCCTTCCATTGATGACGACTCGTCGTCTTCGTCGTTCGCGCTCGGCACCGATGTTCGTTCCTTGTTCTCTCCCTCCTCCGCGGTGCTTCTCGACAAGGCGTTCGCCGCCCGTGAGATCAGCCTCATGAACCCTCTCTGGATCCACTCTCGAACCTCCGGTAGGCCTTTCTACGGTATCCTCCACCGCGTTGATGTCGGTGTTGTTATCGATTTGGAGCCTGCTAGGTCAGACGACCCTGCGCTCTCCATCGCCGGCGCCGTACAGTCTCAGAAGCTCGCCGTTCGCGCGATCTCTCAGCTACAGTCGCTTCCCGGCGGTGATGTGAAGCTACTATGTGACGCGGTTGTGCAGAGTGTCCGGGAGCTTACTGGCTACGACAGGGTGATGGTTTACAAGTTCCATGAGGATGAGCACGGCGAGGTTGTGGCGGAGAGCAAGAGGGCAGATTTGGAGCCGTACATGGGTTTGCATTACCCTGCCACGGACATCCCTCAGGCTTCGAGGTTTTTGTTCAAGCAGAATAGGGTTAGGATGATTGTGGATTGTCATGCTAGTCCTGTGGGTGTGGTTCAGGATGAGGCTCTGATGCAGCCTCTGTGTCTGGTGGGGTCCACGCTCCGTGCTCCTCACGGTTGCCATGCTCAGTACATGGCCAACATGGGTTCTATCGCGTCGTTGGTGATGGCGGTTATCATCAATGGGAATGATGATGACGCGGTTGGGGTTGGTGGCCGGAGCTCGATGAGGCTGTGGGGGCTTGTTGTTTGTCACCACACCTCTGCTAGGTGTATCCCTTTTCCGTTGAGGTATGCTTGTGAGTTCCTCATGCAGGCTTTTGGGCTGCAGCTGAACATGGAGCTTCAGATGGCGGCGCAGTCATTGGAGAAGCGAGTTTTGAGGACGCAGACCCTGTTGTGTGACATGCTTCTCAGGGACTCTCCTGCTGGGATTGTTACTCAGAGTCCTAGTATTATGGACCTGGTTAAGTGTGATGGCGCTGCGTTGTATTGCCAAGGGAGCTACTACCCTTTGGGTGTCACCCCGAGTGAGTCTCAGATAAGGGATATCATTGATTGGTTGTTGGCCTTTCATGGTGATTCCACGGGTTTGAGTACTGATAGTTTGGCTGATGCTGGGTACCCTGGGGCTTCTTCACTTGGGGATGCGGTTTGTGGCATGGCTGTTGCTTATATAACGGAGAAGGATTTTCTTTTCTGGTTCAGATCACACACGGCGAAGGAAATAAAATGGGGTGGTGCAAAGCATCACCCGGAGGATAAGGATGATGGGCAGCGGATGCATCCCCGTTCTTCCTTCAAGGCATTTTTAGAAGTGGTGAAGAGCCGTAGTTCGCCGTGGGATAATGCGGAGATGGATGCAATTCACTCTTTGCAGCTTATCCTGCGGGACTCATTCAAGGAGGATGAACATAGCGATTCTAAGGCTGTTGTGAACACCCATCTGGCTGAGCTAGAGTTGCAAGGGGTGGATGAACTGAGTTCCGTGGCTAGAGAGATGGTTAGGTTGATAGAAACTGCCACTGCTCCCATATTTGCCGTTGATGTTGAGGGCCACATAAATGGGTGGAATGTAAAAGTTTCAGAATTGACAGGTCTCCCAGTTGAAGAGGCAATGGGGAAGTCCTTGGTTCGTGATCTTGTGTATAAGGAGTCTGAAGAAACTGTGGACAGGCTTCTTTCTCGTGCTTTAAAAG GTGAAGAAGATAAGAATGTTGAGATAAAATTGAGGACATTTGGCCCAGAACATCAAGATAAGGCAGTTTATGTAGTGGTGAATGCTTGCTCCAGCAAGGATTATACAAATAATATAGTTGGGGTGTGCTTTGTTGGTCAGGATGTCACTGGTCAAAAAGTTGTAATGGACAAATTCATTAACATACAAGGTGACTATAAAGCTATTGTACACAGCCCAAATCCACTGATCCCTCCCATTTTTGCATCGGATGATAACACATGTTGCTTAGAGTGGAACAATGCCATGGAAAAGCTCACTGGTTGGGGTCGTGCAGATGTCATTGGAAAATTGTTAGTAGGAGAGGTTTTTGGCAGCTGCTGTCAGTTAAAGGGTTCAGATGCTATAACAAAGTTTATGATTGTCTTGCACAATGCGCTTGGTGGACAAGATACAGATAAATTCCCTTTTTCATTTCTCGACCGGCATGGAAAATATGTGCAAACTTTCTTGACTGCAAATAAGAGGGTTAGCATAGATGGTCAGATCATTGGGGCTTTTTGCTTTTTGCAAATTGTGAGTCCTGAACTTCAacaggctctgaaggtccagaaacAACAAGAGAAGAATTGCTTTGCTAGGATGAAAGAGTTAGCTTATATTTGTCAAGAAGTAAAAAATCCCTTGAGCGGGATACGCTTTACAAACTCTCTTTTGGAGGCTACAGGCTTGACGGATGAGCAAAAACAGTTTCTTGAGACTAGTGCTGCTTGTGAGAAGCAAATGTTAAAGATAATACGGGACGTTGATCTGGAAAGCATCGAGGATGG GTCCCTGGAGCTTGAAAGGGGAGAATTCTTGCTTGGGAATGTCATAAATGCAGTAGTTAGTCAAGTAATGGTCTTGCTAAGAGAAAGAAATCTACAGTTGATTCGTGATATTCCTGAAGAAATCAAAACATTGGCTGTTTATGGTGATCAGTTGAGGATTCAACAAGTATTGGCTGATTTCTTATCAAATGTTGTGCGGTATGCACCATCTCCAGATGGCTGGGTAGAGACTCATGTATACCCAAAAATAAAGCAAATTTCAGACGGGCTCACCCTTCTCCATGCTGAATTTCG GTTGGTATGCCCTGGTGAAGGTCTTCCTTCTGAATTGGTTCAAGACATGTTTCATAACAGTCGGTGGGTGACTCAAGAAGGCCTAGGGCTATGCATGAGCAGGAAGATTCTGAAGTTAATGAACGGCGAAGTCCAATACATCAGGGAGGCAGAACGGTGCTACTTCTTTGTTCTACTTGAACTACCGGTGACACGCAGAAGCTCTAAAGGTGTTAACTAG
- the LOC130723258 gene encoding glycine-rich cell wall structural protein-like isoform X1, with amino-acid sequence MVKLHRHVGTLALLFVLVIGVAECRRLGEDEIVDGNRGGGFGGGGGFGGGGGGGLGGGHGGGAGGGFGGGKGGGGGIGGGHGGGAGGGFGGGKGGGGGIGGGHGGGAGGGFGGGHGGGIGGGHGGIGGGHGGGIGGGAGGGGGIGGGHGGGIGGGAGGGGGAGGGFGGGHGGGIGGGGGAGGGAGGGFGGGKGGGIGGGHGGGIGGGAGGGAGGGIGGGHGGGIGGGAGGGAGAGGGFGGGVGGGGGAGGGAGGGFGGGVGGGGGAGGGGGIGGGF; translated from the coding sequence ATGGTTAAGCTACATAGGCATGTTGGAACTCTTGCATTGTTGTTCGTGTTGGTGATAGGAGTAGCTGAGTGCCGAAGACTTGGAGAAGATGAGATAGTTGATGGTAATAGGGGTGGTGGTTTTGGTGGCGGAGGAGGGTTtggtggaggaggtggtggtggtctAGGAGGTGGGCATGGTGGTGGTGCTGGAGGAGGGTTTGGAGGTGgaaagggtggtggtggtggtatagGAGGTGGGCATGGTGGCGGTGCTGGAGGAGGATTTGGAGGTGGcaagggcggtggtggtggtattgGAGGTGGGCATGGTGGTGGTGCTGGAGGAGGATTTGGAGGTGGACACGGTGGTGGCATTGGAGGTGGACATGGTGGAATTGGAGGTGGACACGGTGGCGGCATTGGAGGAGGAGCAGGTGGAGGTGGTGGAATTGGAGGTGGACACGGTGGCGGCATTGGAGGAGGagctggtggtggtggcggagcAGGAGGTGGCTTTGGAGGAGGACATGGTGGTGGCATTGGAGGAGGTGGCGGAGCTGGAGGTGGTGCTGGTGGTGGGTTTGGAGGTGGTAAAGGAGGAGGCATTGGAGGTGGACATGGTGGTGGCATTGGAGGAGGTGCAGGTGGTGGAGCTGGCGGAGGTATAGGAGGAGGACATGGTGGCGGTATTGGAGGAGGAGCTGGCGGAGGTGCTGGTGCTGGTGGCGGCTTTGGAGGTGGAGTTGGTGGAGGTGGCGGAGCCGGAGGAGGCGCTGGCGGAGGTTTTGGAGGAGGagttggtggtggcggtggtgccgGCGGTGGTGGAGGAATTGGCGGTGGATTTTAA
- the LOC130724230 gene encoding serine/threonine-protein kinase STY17, with protein sequence MGTPEAEEELVKKIERLEAGHVHLKQEMSKLKLSQRRRSHSVSPQRSRLAGGGGAANKAPSSPLQRESRGGGGGGQNGGKYLNILQSMGHSVHILDLQCRIVYWNPSAENLYGYAAAEVLGHDGIEVVVDPREIALANDIFNRVKMGESWTGKFPVKNKMGESFIAVATNTPFYDDHGSLVGVICVSSDSRPFLETRVPLSGGKNAAPDLGSNFPRSGSTSKLVLDSQQPLQVSLASKISNLASKVSNKVKSRMRTRDNNVDGGEGGSGESQYSEHNVPSDQREDVNSSGASTPREGVPQSPFGVFSQVEEKSQGKNLRDSVDENEGKPIRKIITSKAEAWIQKRTMSWPWRGDDREESEGKNVGVAWPGSQGDQEKETVNQRNLSVRLKPESQAVESNQPVNNEASGSWSSFNVNSTSSTSSCGSGSSSAANNKVDIDTDSLDYEILWDDLTVGEQIGQGSCGTVYHALWYGSDVAVKVFSKQEYTDDVILSFRQEVSVMKKLRHPNILLFMGAVTSPQRLCIVTEFLPRGSLFRLLQRNTSKFDWRRRVLMALDIARGVNYLHHCHPPIVHRDLKSSNLLVDKNWTVKVGDFGLSRLKHETYLTTRTGKGTPQWMAPEVLRNEPSDEKSDVYSFGVILWELATEKIPWDTLNTMQVIGAVGFMNNRLEIPEDVDPQWASIIEGCWQSDPACRPSFRELLDRLRELQRRYAIQFQAARSNGGEGAQKDS encoded by the exons ATGGGTACCCCAGAAGCAGAGGAAGAGCTTGTCAAGAAGATAGAACGTTTAGAAGCTGGTCACGTTCACCTCAAGCAAGAAATGTCCAAGCTCAAGCTCTCTCAACGCCGCAGGTCTCACTCCGTCTCACCGCAGCGTTCACGCCTCGCTGGTGGTGGCGGTGCTGCTAACAAAGctccttcttctcctctgcAGAGAGAGAgtcgcggtggtggtggtggtggtcaaAATGGTGGCAAGTATCTCAATATCTTGCAGTCAATGGGTCACTCTGTTCATATACTTGATCTTCAATGTCGTATCGTGTACTG GAACCCTAGTGCTGAGAATCTGTATGGTTATGCAGCAGCTGAAGTTCTTGGCCATGATGGGATTGAGGTGGTGGTAGACCCTAGAGAAATTGCATTAGCTAATGATATATTCAACCGTGTGAAAATGGGAGAGAGTTGGACTGGTAAATTCCCTGTGAAGAATAAGATGGGGGAGAGTTTCATTGCTGTGGCAACTAATACACCTTTCTATGATGATCATGGAAGCTTGGTTGGTGTTATTTGTGTCTCAAGTGATTCAAGACCCTTTCTTGAAACAAGAGTTCCCTTGTCAGGAGGGAAGAATGCAGCACCAGATTTAGGTTCCAACTTTCCTAGAAGTGGGAGTACAAGTAAACTAGTCCTTGACTCTCAGCAGCCACTTCAAGTTTCTCTAGCatcaaaaatttcaaatttg GCATCGAAGGTGAGTAACAAAGTTAAGTCTAGGATGCGGACTCGAGATAATAATGTTGATGGAGGAGAAGGTGGGAGTGGAGAAAGTCAATATTCTGAGCATAATGTTCCTTCTGACCAGAGAGAGGATGTGAATTCCAGTGGAGCTAGCACACCCAGAGAAGGGGTGCCACAGTCTCCTTTTGGTGTATTTTCTCAAGTTGAGGAGAAATCCCAAGGAAAAAACTTGAGGGACTCTGTTGATGAGAATGAAGGAAAACCTATTCGCAAGATCATAACTTCTAAGGCTGAAGCATGGATTCAAAAGAGAACAATGTCATGGCCATGGAGAGGAGATGATCGGGAAGAATCCGAGGGAAAGAATGTCGGCGTTGCTTGGCCTGGGTCACAGGGTGATCAAGAAAAAGAGACAGTTAACCAGAGAAACTTATCTGTCAGGTTGAAGCCAGAAAGCCAGGCAGTTGAAAGTAATCAACCTGTTAATAATGAGGCTTCAGGATCCTGGTCCTCCTTCAATGTTAATAGCACAAGCAGTACCAGCAGCTGTGGGAGTGGCAGCAGTTCTGCTGCCAATAATAAGGTGGACATTGACACTGATAGCTTGGATTATGAAATTTTGTGGGATGACTTGACAGTGGGAGAACAAATTGGGCAAG GTTCTTGTGGAACTGTGTATCATGCTCTGTGGTATGGATCA GATGTTGCCGTCAAGGTTTTCTCAAAGCAAGAGTACACAGATGATGTGATACTGTCCTTCAGACAAGAG GTATCTGTCATGAAAAAACTTCGCCATCCAAATATCCTTCTCTTTATGGGGGCAGTGACTTCACCTCAACGTCTATGCATTGTAACAGAGTTTCTCCCACG TGGAAGCTTGTTCCGTTTGCTCCAGAGGAATACTTCTAAATTTGACTGGAGACGGCGAGTTCTTATGGCCTTAGATATT GCTCGAGGTGTAAATTATCTTCATCATTGTCACCCACCTATTGTCCATCGAGACTTGAAGTCTTCAAATCTTCTAGTTGATAAGAACTGGACTGTCAAG GTTGGTGATTTTGGTCTTTCACGTCTTAAGCATGAGACGTATCTCACAACTCGGACAGGAAAGGGCACG CCTCAATGGATGGCGCCTGAAGTTCTTCGTAACGAACCCTCTGATGAGAA GTCTGACGTTTACAGCTTTGGGGTGATATTGTGGGAACTTGCGACTGAAAAGATCCCTTGGGATACTCTCAACACaatgcag GTTATTGGAGCTGTTGGTTTTATGAACAATCGGCTAGAAATTCCAGAAGATGTTGATCCACAGTGGGCTTCTATAATAGAGGGTTGCTGGCAAAG CGATCCAGCTTGCCGACCAAGTTTCCGGGAACTGTTAGATAGGCTTAGAGAACTGCAGAGACGGTACGCCATTCAGTTCCAGGCAGCCAGATCTAATGGTGGGGAAGGCGCCCAAAAGGATTCATAG